The proteins below come from a single Serratia fonticola genomic window:
- the rstB gene encoding two-component system sensor histidine kinase RstB, translating to MRKLFVQFFLLLFVCFLVMAMLVGLVYKVTAERAGRQSMDDLMKSSLYLMRSELREIPLKDWNKTIATLDLNLSFKLHIEPLGKQNLNEDLTKRLHMGEIIALDDRYTFMQRIPRSHYVLVVGPIPYLFYLHQMRILDLVLLIFIGLSLALPVFLWMRPHWQDLLKLENAAQRLGAGHLDERTHFVPTSSLYRLGVAFNQMADNVNTLIVSKKQLIDGIAHELRTPLVRLRYRLAMSDNLTDGEQQALNRDIGQLESLIDELLTYARLDRPQVALNIEPIDLPGWLQDKVADIQLIHPERDIELNIPHVGDFGGVDLRLMERVLDNLVNNGLRYSERRLRVGLWFDGDAACLQVEDDGPGIPPEERERVFEPFVRLDPSRDRATGGCGLGLAIVHSIAVAYQGQVFVEASSLGGASFRFCWPIKPPLDTKTEPA from the coding sequence ATGAGAAAACTGTTCGTACAGTTCTTTTTACTGCTGTTCGTCTGCTTTCTGGTGATGGCGATGCTGGTTGGCCTGGTTTACAAGGTCACCGCCGAACGTGCCGGGCGCCAATCAATGGACGACCTGATGAAGAGTTCGCTGTATCTGATGCGCAGCGAGCTGCGGGAGATCCCGCTAAAGGACTGGAACAAAACCATCGCCACCCTGGATTTAAACCTGTCGTTCAAACTGCATATCGAGCCGCTCGGTAAGCAGAACCTGAATGAAGATCTCACCAAGCGTCTGCACATGGGAGAGATTATTGCGCTGGACGATCGCTACACCTTTATGCAGCGCATTCCCCGTAGCCACTACGTGCTGGTCGTTGGCCCCATCCCTTATCTGTTTTATCTGCACCAGATGCGCATTCTGGATTTGGTGCTGCTGATTTTTATCGGCTTGTCGCTGGCCCTGCCGGTATTCCTGTGGATGCGCCCGCATTGGCAAGACTTGCTGAAACTGGAAAATGCCGCCCAACGTCTGGGGGCCGGACATCTCGATGAACGTACCCACTTTGTACCCACCTCGAGCCTTTACCGGCTTGGCGTCGCCTTTAATCAGATGGCCGATAACGTCAACACGCTGATCGTCAGTAAAAAACAGCTGATTGACGGTATTGCCCATGAACTGAGGACTCCGCTGGTACGCCTGCGCTACCGGTTGGCCATGAGCGATAACCTGACCGACGGCGAGCAACAGGCGTTGAATCGGGATATCGGCCAGCTAGAGTCCCTGATCGACGAGCTATTGACCTATGCGCGTCTGGATCGTCCTCAGGTAGCCTTGAATATTGAGCCTATCGATTTGCCCGGCTGGCTACAGGATAAGGTGGCCGATATCCAGTTGATCCACCCAGAGCGTGACATTGAGCTGAATATCCCACATGTCGGTGACTTTGGCGGTGTCGATCTGCGGCTGATGGAACGCGTGTTAGACAACCTGGTCAACAATGGCCTGCGCTATAGCGAACGGCGTTTACGCGTCGGCCTGTGGTTTGACGGTGACGCCGCATGCCTGCAAGTGGAAGACGATGGCCCAGGCATTCCCCCAGAAGAACGCGAACGGGTATTCGAACCCTTCGTCCGCCTCGATCCCAGCCGCGATCGCGCTACCGGCGGCTGCGGGCTTGGATTGGCGATCGTGCATTCCATCGCCGTAGCTTATCAAGGCCAGGTCTTTGTGGAGGCGAGCTCTTTGGGCGGCGCCAGTTTCCGCTTCTGCTGGCCGATTAAACCCCCTTTAGATACCAAAACAGAGCCGGCATAA
- a CDS encoding carboxypeptidase M32 encodes MTSASSSTAYGQLRALFTRLSRFDHLSAISGWDMQTMMPPGGNKARSEALAELSVLKHQILTAQKTGELLDRAQQEALDEFDRANLLEMRRQYDNAVLVPEALVEAKSLAGARCEHAWRVQRPANDWEGFSDNLRQVVKLSREEAQIRAQAAGVSRYDALLNLYEPGMRSSDLDRIFGDLKTWLPDLLQKVVAKQQQEPCLIPQGPFDVDTQRKLSLSVMKLLGFDFDGGRVDVSAHPFCGGVPEDVRITTRYNEKEFLTALLGIVHETGHARYEQNLPREWLGQPVAQARSTAIHESQSLFFEMQLARGSDFLKVLRPLIVNQFGEQPALEESNFIRLNQRVKPGLIRVDADEVSYPAHVILRYEIERVLIEGEIEVEDIPALWNEKMHSYLGLDTVGDYRNGCMQDIHWTDGAFGYFPTYTLGAMYAAQLFDSARSSMPKLSEDIAAGNLTELFHWLQQNIWRHASRYPTDTLITNATGKTLDPSYFRRHLESRYL; translated from the coding sequence ATGACATCTGCATCATCCTCTACGGCCTACGGCCAACTTCGCGCCCTATTCACCCGCCTTTCACGTTTTGACCATCTCTCGGCCATCAGCGGCTGGGACATGCAAACCATGATGCCGCCAGGTGGCAATAAGGCGCGTTCCGAAGCCCTGGCGGAATTGAGCGTGTTGAAGCATCAAATCCTGACGGCACAGAAAACGGGTGAACTGCTCGACCGCGCGCAACAAGAAGCGCTAGATGAATTTGACCGTGCCAACCTGCTCGAAATGCGCCGCCAATATGATAATGCCGTGCTGGTGCCAGAAGCGCTGGTCGAAGCCAAATCCCTTGCAGGTGCGCGCTGCGAACATGCCTGGCGAGTACAACGTCCGGCCAATGACTGGGAAGGCTTTAGCGATAACCTACGTCAGGTGGTCAAACTGAGCCGTGAAGAAGCGCAGATCCGCGCACAGGCGGCGGGTGTCAGCCGTTATGATGCGTTGCTCAATCTGTATGAACCTGGCATGCGCAGCAGCGATCTGGACCGTATCTTTGGCGATCTGAAAACCTGGTTGCCCGACCTATTGCAAAAGGTGGTCGCCAAACAGCAGCAGGAGCCTTGCCTGATCCCGCAAGGTCCGTTCGATGTCGACACCCAGCGTAAGCTGAGCCTGAGCGTGATGAAGCTGCTCGGCTTTGACTTCGACGGCGGCCGGGTTGACGTTAGTGCTCATCCGTTCTGCGGCGGCGTGCCGGAGGACGTACGTATCACCACTCGCTACAACGAGAAAGAGTTCCTTACCGCGCTGCTTGGCATCGTGCATGAAACCGGGCACGCCCGTTACGAACAGAACCTGCCGCGTGAGTGGCTGGGCCAGCCCGTGGCGCAAGCTCGGTCGACGGCGATCCACGAATCACAAAGTCTGTTCTTTGAAATGCAGCTGGCTCGCGGGAGTGACTTCCTGAAAGTTCTGCGGCCGCTGATCGTCAATCAGTTTGGTGAACAACCGGCCCTGGAAGAAAGCAACTTTATTCGCCTTAATCAGCGGGTGAAGCCTGGCCTGATCCGCGTCGATGCCGACGAGGTCAGCTACCCTGCCCATGTGATATTGCGCTATGAAATCGAGCGTGTGTTGATTGAGGGCGAGATCGAGGTAGAAGATATTCCGGCGCTGTGGAATGAGAAGATGCACAGCTACCTTGGCCTGGATACCGTGGGCGATTATCGCAACGGTTGTATGCAGGACATCCACTGGACGGACGGTGCCTTTGGTTACTTCCCAACTTACACCTTGGGTGCCATGTATGCGGCCCAACTGTTTGACAGTGCACGCAGCTCAATGCCAAAACTGAGCGAAGATATTGCTGCCGGTAATTTAACCGAGCTATTCCATTGGTTACAGCAAAATATCTGGCGTCATGCCAGCCGTTACCCTACCGATACGTTGATCACCAACGCCACGGGTAAGACGTTAGACCCAAGCTATTTCCGCCGGCATCTGGAAAGCCGTTACCTGTAA
- a CDS encoding MBL fold metallo-hydrolase, translating into MTLTINVLLENRLAADADEALIAKAGLSLLVRDESHSVLFDTGPDGSFLKNAAQMGISLDNLTATVLSHGHYDHSGGVPWLPDNSRIICHPGVQDVRYAAVNLLGRVKKIKRLSPEVDYSRHAMELTRTPVQISERFIWSGEIEVAAPKAYGIIENAQQSPDYIADEGVLIYKSDRGLIIITGCGHRGIINIVRHCQKITGIDKIHALIGGFHLRYASPLRLLQVQRFLKQIKPEKVMGCHCTGPWGQLWLPNTISPATGDRITLA; encoded by the coding sequence ATGACCTTAACCATCAATGTGTTACTTGAAAATCGCCTGGCTGCCGATGCAGATGAAGCGTTAATCGCCAAAGCTGGATTGAGCCTGTTAGTGCGGGATGAATCCCACAGCGTACTTTTTGATACCGGGCCGGACGGCAGTTTTTTAAAAAATGCGGCTCAAATGGGGATCAGCCTCGACAACCTGACCGCTACCGTGCTCTCTCATGGCCATTACGATCACAGTGGTGGCGTACCCTGGTTGCCCGATAACAGCAGAATAATTTGCCACCCCGGCGTGCAAGACGTGCGCTATGCCGCCGTTAATCTTCTGGGCCGCGTAAAGAAAATCAAACGTCTATCGCCGGAAGTGGATTACTCGCGCCACGCCATGGAACTGACCCGAACCCCGGTGCAAATCAGTGAGCGATTCATCTGGTCTGGTGAAATCGAGGTAGCAGCCCCAAAAGCCTACGGCATTATTGAAAATGCCCAACAGTCCCCTGATTACATCGCCGATGAAGGAGTGCTGATTTATAAATCCGATCGAGGTTTGATTATCATCACTGGCTGCGGCCACCGCGGAATAATCAATATTGTGCGGCACTGCCAGAAGATCACCGGTATCGATAAGATCCACGCGCTGATTGGCGGCTTTCACCTGAGATATGCCTCACCGCTGCGATTATTGCAGGTACAGCGTTTTCTCAAACAAATCAAACCCGAGAAAGTGATGGGCTGCCACTGCACTGGCCCTTGGGGGCAATTGTGGTTGCCTAATACGATTAGCCCGGCGACGGGGGATAGGATCACATTAGCGTAA
- the asr gene encoding acid resistance repetitive basic protein Asr has product MKKVLALVVAAAMGLSSIAFAAEAAAPAAAPVATTQTAPAKATHAKKHHAKKTTEQKAQAAKKHHKASGNKAPAQKAQAAKKHHKKSSKKAATPAA; this is encoded by the coding sequence ATGAAAAAAGTATTAGCTCTGGTTGTTGCCGCTGCAATGGGCTTGTCATCTATCGCGTTCGCAGCTGAAGCTGCCGCTCCTGCTGCTGCACCAGTTGCCACTACTCAGACAGCACCGGCTAAAGCCACTCACGCGAAAAAGCATCACGCCAAGAAAACCACCGAGCAAAAAGCTCAGGCAGCCAAGAAGCATCACAAAGCCAGCGGCAATAAAGCCCCGGCCCAGAAAGCTCAAGCAGCTAAAAAGCATCACAAAAAATCCAGCAAGAAAGCAGCAACTCCGGCTGCCTGA
- a CDS encoding trypsin-like serine peptidase yields the protein MRISVLLLLCSFPLALSHSAHADSPSEASAADQTRLFFGKDDRIKVTETSGWPWQAIGQVETASGNLCTATLISPHLALTAGHCVLAPPGNLDKAVALRFISGSKGWQYQTENIETLVDKSLGEKLKADGDGWIVPPAAAAYDFALIRLKDNKPLAIKPLPLWQGDGKALTQTLKLAKRLVTQAGYPEDHLDDLYSHQNCKVTGWAQQGVLSHQCDTLPGDSGSPLILKTAEGWRLIAIQSSAPAAQDRYRADNRALSVTGIRDALDLLAAGK from the coding sequence ATGCGCATCTCTGTTTTACTGTTGTTGTGCTCATTTCCTTTGGCTTTATCCCATTCTGCGCATGCTGATAGCCCTTCCGAGGCGTCTGCGGCCGATCAAACCCGTCTGTTTTTTGGCAAAGACGACCGTATTAAAGTCACCGAAACCAGCGGTTGGCCGTGGCAGGCCATTGGTCAGGTAGAAACCGCCAGTGGCAACCTGTGTACCGCTACGCTGATCTCTCCCCATCTGGCGCTCACCGCTGGCCACTGCGTACTGGCCCCTCCCGGCAATCTTGATAAGGCCGTGGCGCTGCGCTTTATTTCCGGTAGCAAAGGCTGGCAATACCAGACGGAAAATATCGAAACGCTGGTCGATAAGTCATTAGGTGAAAAGCTGAAGGCGGATGGTGACGGCTGGATCGTGCCACCGGCGGCGGCAGCGTATGATTTTGCGTTGATCAGGTTAAAAGATAACAAGCCGCTGGCGATTAAACCGTTGCCATTATGGCAAGGTGACGGAAAAGCGTTAACACAAACCTTAAAGCTGGCAAAGCGCCTGGTCACTCAGGCCGGTTATCCAGAAGATCATCTGGACGATCTTTACAGCCATCAAAATTGTAAAGTCACCGGTTGGGCGCAACAAGGCGTGTTATCACACCAGTGCGACACCTTACCCGGTGACAGCGGCTCCCCATTGATCTTGAAGACCGCCGAAGGCTGGCGACTTATCGCTATCCAGAGTTCTGCACCCGCAGCACAAGACCGCTACCGGGCCGATAACCGCGCGCTGTCAGTTACCGGCATTCGCGATGCATTGGATCTCTTAGCCGCCGGTAAGTGA
- a CDS encoding nucleoside/nucleotide kinase family protein, protein MKIALTVNGLTIDAFFTDEEVELVHLPLLRLLAQKQQQKGRRLVVFLAAPPGSGKSTLTAFWQHLSAQHDELPALQTLPMDGFHRPNSWLDAQGLRNKKGMPETFDRQQLELALASLDQPRPFWPTYDRVLHDPVPNAIEVTAPVTIVEGNWLLLDEPGWRDLARHSDLTLFIQAPAQQLRARLIERKMRGGSSLEQASTFYQQTDGPNVDRVLQHSLPATITLRWDNGGLRCLEESLTGG, encoded by the coding sequence ATGAAAATAGCGCTAACTGTTAATGGGCTGACGATCGATGCCTTTTTTACCGATGAGGAGGTCGAGCTGGTGCACTTACCTTTGCTGCGCCTGTTGGCCCAAAAGCAGCAGCAAAAGGGCAGGCGCCTGGTGGTATTCCTGGCGGCACCTCCCGGCAGTGGTAAATCGACGCTGACGGCCTTCTGGCAGCATTTATCGGCACAGCATGATGAATTACCGGCATTGCAAACTCTGCCGATGGACGGCTTTCACCGTCCTAACTCCTGGCTTGATGCACAAGGGTTGCGCAACAAGAAAGGAATGCCAGAAACCTTTGATCGTCAGCAGCTCGAGTTGGCGTTGGCTTCACTCGATCAACCACGGCCATTCTGGCCTACCTACGATCGCGTATTGCACGATCCGGTGCCCAACGCGATAGAGGTGACCGCACCGGTAACGATCGTAGAAGGTAACTGGTTGTTACTTGATGAGCCAGGTTGGCGCGATCTGGCACGCCACAGCGACTTAACGCTATTTATTCAGGCACCAGCACAGCAACTGCGGGCAAGGCTGATCGAGCGTAAAATGCGAGGTGGTTCATCACTGGAGCAGGCCAGCACCTTTTATCAGCAAACCGATGGGCCAAACGTTGATAGGGTATTGCAGCACAGTTTGCCCGCCACCATTACCCTCCGGTGGGATAACGGTGGCCTGCGCTGTTTGGAGGAGTCACTTACCGGCGGCTAA
- a CDS encoding MltR family transcriptional regulator produces MKTLTEDEIIEQLDEQEQLLSWLQKANEILFSAVKTYLPQVFVNNDPDILEYAVKPLLAKSGPLDNMDVSLRLLYALGKIKKTVYADIICLSQFSQHVQAENSSLSFHDEMTFDFIANLNAITENEQLFSAIRKMKFSSFEVFNTERYGNMIKTGLTLAVTSLLKELTNENSANC; encoded by the coding sequence ATGAAAACGTTGACAGAAGATGAAATAATTGAACAACTGGACGAGCAGGAACAATTGCTTAGTTGGTTACAGAAGGCAAATGAGATTTTATTTTCTGCTGTCAAAACCTATTTGCCACAGGTGTTTGTCAATAACGATCCCGACATACTCGAATATGCGGTAAAGCCATTGTTGGCAAAATCCGGCCCATTGGACAATATGGATGTCTCCCTACGCTTATTGTACGCATTAGGAAAAATCAAAAAAACCGTTTATGCCGATATCATCTGTCTTTCACAATTTAGCCAGCATGTGCAGGCGGAAAATAGCTCGCTGAGCTTTCATGATGAAATGACCTTTGATTTTATTGCCAACCTTAACGCCATTACGGAAAACGAACAGCTTTTCAGTGCGATAAGAAAGATGAAGTTTTCCAGCTTTGAGGTTTTTAATACCGAGCGCTACGGCAACATGATTAAAACCGGATTAACGCTGGCAGTGACTTCGCTGTTAAAGGAACTGACCAATGAAAATAGCGCTAACTGTTAA
- the glpX gene encoding class II fructose-bisphosphatase, translating into MKSLAYDIVRTTQQAALAAWPLLGCGDKNQIDGVAVAAMRQQLSGMAMQGQIVIGEGEIDQAPMLYIGERLGSGNGPAVGIAVDPIEGTRMVAMGQYNALAVIAFAPHNALLHAPDMYMRKMVVGPGAKGAIDLRLPLEQNLRQVAQALGKPLHQLRMITLDKPRHELIRQQAQALGVKIFAIPDGDVAASLMTCLPGGEADIMYTLGGAPEGVISACAVRLLGGDMQAELIDFCQAKGDTPEHRILAQEERRRCSNMGIEINTILPLNALIASDEVIFSATGITKGDIIGGIKQKEGYLSTETLMINGTDGSCNRIHTLHLH; encoded by the coding sequence ATGAAATCGCTGGCTTATGACATTGTACGCACCACTCAACAGGCTGCATTGGCTGCCTGGCCGCTGCTGGGCTGTGGTGATAAAAATCAAATTGATGGGGTGGCCGTCGCAGCCATGCGTCAGCAACTGAGCGGTATGGCCATGCAGGGGCAGATTGTGATCGGTGAAGGCGAAATCGATCAGGCCCCCATGCTGTATATCGGTGAGCGGTTGGGGAGCGGGAATGGTCCGGCAGTGGGCATTGCTGTTGATCCTATCGAAGGCACGCGGATGGTGGCCATGGGCCAATATAATGCGCTGGCCGTGATCGCCTTTGCCCCACACAATGCTTTGTTGCATGCCCCAGACATGTATATGCGCAAGATGGTGGTGGGGCCAGGAGCTAAAGGGGCTATCGATTTACGGTTGCCTCTGGAGCAAAATCTGCGGCAAGTCGCGCAGGCATTGGGTAAGCCATTGCATCAACTGCGAATGATCACGCTGGATAAACCGCGCCATGAACTGATCCGCCAACAGGCGCAGGCGCTGGGGGTGAAGATTTTTGCCATTCCTGACGGTGACGTGGCCGCCAGCCTGATGACCTGCCTACCAGGTGGTGAAGCCGACATCATGTATACCTTGGGGGGCGCGCCGGAAGGGGTCATATCGGCCTGTGCGGTGCGTCTGCTGGGCGGAGATATGCAAGCCGAGTTGATCGATTTCTGCCAGGCGAAAGGCGATACGCCAGAGCACAGAATACTGGCGCAGGAAGAACGGCGGCGCTGCAGCAACATGGGAATTGAGATTAACACCATTTTGCCGCTCAATGCCCTGATCGCCAGTGATGAGGTGATTTTTTCGGCAACCGGGATAACCAAAGGTGACATTATCGGCGGAATAAAACAAAAAGAGGGGTACTTGAGCACAGAAACCCTTATGATTAATGGTACCGACGGATCGTGTAATAGAATTCATACATTACACTTGCATTGA
- a CDS encoding zinc-binding dehydrogenase has protein sequence MKTQAAAIYGQNDVRLREFELPPLGDDELLVKVISDSVCLSTWKAAKLGANHKRVPDDVAEHPAITGHECAGIIEQVGKNLQQRYRAGQRFVLQPAMGLPSGYSAGYSYEFFGGNATYMIIPQQAVELGCVLPYEGSYFAAASLAEPMCCIIGAYHANYHTTQYVYEHRMGIKPGGNVALLASAGPMGIGAIDYAINGNIRPARVVVVDIDEARLARARLLLPESVAREKGVELVYFNSSKVTDPVAALRDLTQGHGFDDVFVYAAVADVLMLGDDLLAEDGCLNFFAGPTDSEFKVPFNFYNVHYASTHVVGTSGGSTGDMLEALQLTAEGRINPSVMITHIGGLDAVPETIINLPSIPGGKKLIYNFATMPLTAIADFPELGKTDPFYARLAELVAESHGVWNEQAERFLLQHFGVETGV, from the coding sequence ATGAAAACCCAAGCCGCCGCTATTTATGGCCAAAACGACGTTCGCCTGCGTGAGTTTGAATTACCGCCACTAGGTGATGATGAACTGTTGGTTAAGGTCATTTCCGACAGTGTGTGCCTGTCTACCTGGAAGGCCGCCAAATTGGGGGCTAACCACAAGCGGGTACCTGATGATGTTGCCGAACACCCGGCGATCACTGGCCATGAATGTGCCGGGATCATTGAGCAGGTGGGCAAAAACCTACAGCAACGCTACCGGGCTGGGCAACGTTTTGTGCTGCAACCGGCGATGGGATTACCGAGTGGTTATTCGGCGGGTTATAGCTACGAGTTTTTCGGCGGCAATGCCACCTATATGATTATTCCACAGCAGGCTGTGGAGCTAGGTTGTGTATTACCGTATGAAGGCAGCTATTTTGCGGCGGCCTCTTTGGCAGAGCCGATGTGTTGCATCATAGGTGCCTACCATGCCAATTACCATACGACGCAATATGTCTATGAGCATCGCATGGGGATCAAACCCGGCGGCAACGTGGCGTTATTGGCCAGTGCCGGGCCGATGGGTATTGGTGCGATCGATTATGCCATCAACGGTAACATCCGCCCTGCGCGGGTAGTGGTCGTGGATATCGACGAGGCGCGTTTGGCGCGGGCCAGGTTGCTATTGCCGGAAAGCGTAGCGCGTGAAAAAGGCGTTGAACTGGTGTATTTCAACAGCAGCAAGGTTACCGACCCGGTGGCTGCCTTACGTGACCTGACGCAGGGCCACGGCTTTGACGATGTCTTCGTTTATGCCGCGGTGGCCGATGTGCTGATGCTGGGGGATGATCTGCTGGCTGAAGACGGTTGCCTGAATTTCTTTGCGGGCCCAACCGACAGTGAATTCAAAGTGCCGTTTAACTTTTACAACGTGCATTATGCATCCACACATGTCGTGGGCACTTCGGGGGGCTCGACGGGAGATATGTTGGAGGCGCTGCAACTGACCGCTGAAGGCCGCATTAATCCTTCGGTGATGATCACCCATATAGGTGGGCTGGATGCCGTGCCGGAAACCATCATCAATCTGCCTTCGATCCCCGGCGGGAAAAAGCTGATCTATAACTTTGCCACCATGCCGTTAACCGCAATTGCCGACTTCCCAGAACTCGGGAAAACAGACCCATTCTATGCCCGCCTGGCGGAACTGGTGGCTGAAAGCCACGGCGTGTGGAACGAACAGGCCGAGCGTTTCCTGCTGCAACATTTTGGCGTGGAAACAGGAGTATAA
- a CDS encoding PTS mannitol transporter subunit IICB, with product MANKTMRARVQAFGGFLTAMVIPNIGAFIAWGFITALFIPTGWMPNAHFGQLVGPMITYLLPLMIGSTGGYLIAEKRGAVMGGIGTIGVIVGADIPMFIGAMVMGPLGGVIIKYIDTKLDKRIPAGFEMVVNNFSLGIVGMFLCLFAYEVIGPAVQQANHLVRAGIESLVATGYLPLLSIINEPAKVLFLNNAIDQGVYYPLGMQDTAVNGRSVFFMVASNPGPGLGILLAFSLFGQGMSKKSAPGAMIIHFLGGIHELYFPYVLMKPLMIIAMIAGGMAGIYVFDLMGAGLVAGPSPGSIFAYLALTPRGGFAGTLAGVAAGTLVSFLIAALILKTEKKQVTEDSFDDSQRQVKALKAAGKGQTQPIRHIAFVCDAGMGSSAMGATTFRKRLEKAGVPISVKHYAIENIPPEADLIVTHSSLEGRAERVSDKPKVLISNYLGDSNLDRLLEQLVATHSEKEAV from the coding sequence ATGGCCAATAAAACAATGCGAGCCAGAGTGCAAGCTTTTGGCGGGTTCCTGACGGCTATGGTAATCCCTAATATCGGCGCATTTATTGCGTGGGGATTTATTACGGCACTGTTTATTCCCACCGGCTGGATGCCTAACGCCCACTTTGGGCAACTGGTCGGGCCGATGATCACCTATTTGCTGCCGCTGATGATCGGTTCCACCGGTGGCTACCTGATCGCGGAAAAACGTGGCGCGGTGATGGGGGGGATTGGCACCATCGGCGTGATTGTAGGAGCTGATATTCCCATGTTCATCGGTGCAATGGTAATGGGTCCGCTGGGCGGGGTGATCATCAAATATATCGACACCAAGCTGGATAAGCGTATCCCCGCTGGCTTTGAGATGGTGGTCAATAACTTCTCTCTGGGGATTGTCGGCATGTTCTTGTGCCTGTTTGCCTACGAGGTGATTGGCCCAGCGGTACAGCAGGCTAACCATTTGGTACGTGCTGGCATTGAATCTCTGGTAGCCACGGGATACCTACCGCTGTTGTCGATTATCAACGAACCGGCGAAGGTGTTATTCCTGAATAACGCCATCGACCAGGGGGTGTATTACCCGCTGGGTATGCAGGATACGGCGGTGAACGGCCGCTCGGTGTTCTTTATGGTGGCCTCTAACCCTGGGCCAGGGCTTGGTATCCTGCTGGCTTTTTCGCTATTTGGCCAGGGTATGAGCAAAAAGTCGGCACCGGGCGCGATGATTATCCACTTCCTCGGGGGTATTCACGAACTCTACTTCCCGTATGTGCTGATGAAGCCGCTGATGATCATTGCCATGATTGCTGGCGGCATGGCGGGGATCTACGTGTTTGATCTGATGGGTGCAGGTTTGGTTGCCGGGCCAAGCCCGGGTTCAATCTTTGCCTATCTGGCTCTGACGCCGCGTGGTGGCTTTGCTGGTACATTGGCGGGCGTCGCCGCCGGGACACTGGTTTCGTTCCTGATTGCCGCACTGATCCTGAAAACCGAGAAAAAGCAGGTGACCGAAGATAGTTTTGATGACTCACAGCGGCAGGTGAAAGCCTTGAAAGCTGCGGGCAAAGGGCAAACACAACCGATCCGCCACATCGCATTTGTTTGTGATGCAGGCATGGGTTCCAGCGCGATGGGGGCAACCACCTTCCGTAAACGTTTGGAGAAAGCCGGGGTGCCGATCAGCGTGAAGCACTACGCCATTGAAAATATTCCGCCGGAAGCCGACCTGATTGTGACGCACTCTAGCCTGGAAGGGCGAGCCGAACGGGTGAGCGATAAACCCAAAGTATTGATCAGCAATTATCTCGGTGACAGCAATCTCGATCGTTTGTTGGAACAACTGGTTGCCACACACTCAGAAAAGGAAGCCGTATGA
- a CDS encoding PTS sugar transporter subunit IIA — MNGLIDYFPENAFTVHQHDCDWQQAIDLSMSCLLQNNIVEPRYVAAIKHSTQNNGAYYILTPEVAMPHARPEEGALGTALTLTVLPQGVYFNDDNPQVKVLIGLAAKDADSHINAIQLLSEMFCDDQAIEQLTQATKVSEIKEIIQRF; from the coding sequence ATGAATGGATTGATAGATTACTTCCCGGAAAATGCATTTACCGTTCACCAGCATGATTGCGACTGGCAGCAGGCTATTGATTTATCGATGAGCTGTCTGCTGCAAAATAATATCGTTGAGCCACGCTATGTGGCGGCTATAAAACACAGCACGCAAAATAATGGCGCATATTATATTCTTACGCCGGAAGTGGCTATGCCCCATGCACGTCCGGAAGAAGGGGCTTTGGGCACGGCATTAACCCTAACGGTATTGCCGCAGGGGGTATATTTCAATGATGACAATCCGCAGGTGAAAGTGTTAATTGGCCTGGCGGCGAAAGATGCCGACAGTCATATCAATGCCATCCAGTTATTGAGTGAAATGTTCTGCGATGACCAGGCAATTGAACAGCTTACTCAGGCAACTAAAGTATCAGAAATAAAAGAAATCATTCAGCGCTTCTGA